ATAGAAAGAAAAACAGAGCAATCAGCTTTCTCATAATCACCTCTCAACCTTATCTTTTGTGGTTTATAATAATATCACAATATTTATCTGGAGGATTAGTGTTGAAAAAGGAGTACAACTTTAAAGAAATAGAAGAGAAACTTTTAGAAGAGTGGGAAAAGTCTGATATTTTTAAAACAGAAGAAGATACAAATAAAGAAAAATTTTATGTGTTGGAGATGTTTCCGTATCCTTCAGGCAGAATACATATGGGACACGTAAGAAACTACGCTATAGGAGATGTTGTAAACAGATACCTTAAGATGAAAGGGAAAAATACACTTCATCCTATGGGATGGGATGCTTTTGGAATGCCTGCAGAAAACGCAGCGATAAAAAGTGGAGTTCATCCGGCAAAATGGACTTACGAAAATATAGACCATATGAAAAAAGAGCTTAAAAGGTTAGGTTTTTCTTACGATTGGGATAGAGAAGTAACCACATGTGATCCTGAGTACTACAGATGGAACCAGTGGATATTCCTTAAAATGTATGAAAAAGGAGTGGCTTACAGAAAATCTGCAGTTGTTAACTGGTGCCCCCATGATATGACAGTTCTTGCAAATGAACAGGTGATAGAAGGAAAATGCTGGAGATGTGATACTCCTGTGGTTCAGAAAGAAATACCATCATGGTTTCTCAGAATAACAGATTATGCAGAAGTTCTTCTTGATGATCTTGAACAGCTTAAGGGAAAGTGGCCTGAAGCTGTTATAACGATGCAAAAAAACTGGATAGGAAAATCTACAGGAGCAACAATAAAATTTCCTGTTGAAGATTCCACAGCAACAATAGAAGTTTTTACAACAAGACCAGACACAGTTTACGGTGTTACATTTATGGCACTGGCTCCTGAACATCCTATGGCTGTAGAACTTGCTAAAGGAACAGATCAGGAAGAAGAAGTACTAAGATTTGTTGAAAAATATCTCAGTATGTCTACACGGGAAAGAAGTATAGTAGAAGAAAAAGAGGGTGTATTTACAGGAAGATACGCAGTTAATCCGGTAAATGGAGAAAAAATACCTATATGGATAGCAAACTACATATTATGGGGATACGGTACAGGAGCAATAATGGCCGTTCCCGCACACGATGAAAGAGATCACCAGTTTGCAAAAAAATACGGTCTTCCTATAAAGCCTGTTATAAAACCTTTAGAAGGAGAATGGGATTTTGAGGAAAAAGCCTATGAGGAAGATGGAATAATGATAAATTCAGATGGCTTTGATGGTATGAACTCATCTGAAGCCAGAGAAAAAATAACACAGATGATAGAAGAAAAAGGTTTTGGAGAAAAAACTGTAAATTTCAGATTAAGGGACTGGAATATCTCAAGACAGAGATACTGGGGAACACCTATTCCTATAATATACTGTGATGAGTGTGGAACAGTTCCTGTACCGGAAAAAGATCTACCTGTTGTTTTACCGGAAAATGTTGAGTTTACAGGTATGGGAAATCCACTTCAGAGTGTTGAAGAGTTTGTCAATACAGAATGTCCAAGATGTGGAAAGCCTGCCAGAAGAGAAACAGATACAATGGATACATTTATAGACAGCTCATGGTATTTTCTGAGGTACTGCGATCCCCACAATGACAAAGCCCCCTTTGATAAAGAAAAAGCAGACTACTGGATGCCTGTTGATCTGTATATAGGAGGGATAGAACATGCTGTTCTGCACCTTCTGTACTCAAGATTTTTTACAAAATTTCTCAGAGAAATAGGTCTTGTGGATATTGAAGAACCTTTCAGTAAACTTCTTACACAGGGAATGGTGCTGAAAAAATGGATAAAAATAGAAAAACTGTTAGAAATCTTAGGAGTTGATGAAAATATTACAGTTGAAGAGCTAAAAGAAAAGATAAAAAAATTATCAAAAGAGGGAAAAGATGAATAAAACCCTAAAGGAATTTTTAGAAGAGAACCATCTTACAGTTAATGATAACGCAAAACTTCTTTTTGAGAAATTAGATCTTGATACAGATATACTCAAAGAGCTTGAAGAAAAGTACGGAAAGTCTGACAAAATGTCAAAATCAAAACACAACACTGTAGATCCTGATGAGATGATAGAAAAGTACGGTGCAGATACAGTCAGACTTTATATACTGTTTGCAGCTCCACCTCAGAATAGCTTTGACTGGGTAGACAGTGGGATAGAAGGAGCACACAGGTTTTTGAAGAGGGTATGGAATTTCGTAATAGACAAGGCAGAAGATATAAAGAATGTGAGGTATACAAAAGAAGATTTTAAAAATCTGAATGAAGAAGACCAGAAATTAAGGAGAAAACTCCATCAAACAATTAAAAAAGTTAATGACGATATTAACAGAGAATACCAGTTCAACACTGCTATAGCGGCGATAATGGAGTTCTTTAACGAACTTTCTTCGTATAAAGGAAACAACCTTAAGCTTATCAAAGAGAGTATAGAAAATATGGTACTTCTGTTATCACCATTTACTCCATTTATAGCAGATACTCTGTGGAGAGAAATAGGAAATGAAGGCTTTACCATCAATCAGCCATTTCCAGAACCAGATGAAGAAGCTTTAATAGAAAAAACAAAAGAGATACCTGTACAGGTAAACGGTAAAGTAAGAGCCAAAATAACTGTTCCTTCAGATGCAGATGAAGAAACCGTCAAAAAATTAGCATTTGAGAATGAAAATGTCAAAAGATGGACAGAAGGTAAAGATATTGTTAAAGTTATTTTTATAAAAGGGAAGATACTGAATATAGTAGTAAAGGGGTAAAAAATGGCTTTTAAAAAAATCCTTATCGGATATGACGGCTCAGATGCAAGTAAAAAAGCCCTAAAGAAAGCTATAGATCTGGCAAAGATGTGCGGGGCGGAACTTCATATAGTAGGTGTGGTAAGACCTTTTGAGTTTGCTGCCATAGATTATATACCGCCTGAAGAGATTGAAGAGTATGAAAAGGAAGAAATATCAAAAGAAGAGAGGTTCCTTAAGGAAGCAAAGGATATAGCTGAAGAAAATGGTGTAAAGGCGATAACAAAGGTTATGGAAGGAGAACCGGCAGAAGAGTTAATGGCTTATGCTGATGGAAATAATTGTGATCTGATAGTAGTAGGTCACAGAGGTGTAGGTGGTTTTAAAAGAATGATTCTGGGAACCACAGCAGGTAATCTGGTAAAATACGCAAACCAGTCTGTTTTAGTTGTGAAATAATCAGTCCTTTTTTAGTTTATCTAAAATTTTGGGGTATACAAGGACAAAGAAAAGAAAAAGAACAATAACGGCGACTGCGATAAAGTAATACTCTTTGGCTTCTCCAAAAAAATGCTCTGCAGCTTTTCCGAAAAAATAACCTACCGAGAGGTATATAATAGCCCAGAAAAAAAGAGATATAAGATTAAAAAATATGAATTTCCACGTTCCAAAACCTGTAGCCCCCATAAGCATCATGGGGATCATTCTCATGCCGTAAAGAAATCTGATTATAAAGATAGACAGAATCCCGTATCTGTGTAACAGCCTTTTTGCTCTCATATACTCCTTTCTCGTATGTCTGTTCCTCAGAAGAATCTGTCTGCCTTTCCACCTTCCTACAAAAAAGTATATAATCTCATGAAGAAAAGCACCTGCCATGGCTGCAATGAGAGATATATAAGGATTGAGTAGTTTTAATTTTATAAAAAAACCAACAATTAATAGAAATAACTCCCCTTCTAAAAAAGTACCAACAAATACAGCTATATACCCGTAGTTCTGTAAAAACTGCTCGAGGCTCTCTATTTAATCTACCTCCATTTCTATTAGGATATTATTATAACTTATAGGGCTCTTGATTATGGCATAATTGATTTATGGAAAAAATAGTTCTGTGCATTACAGGAGCAAGCGGTTTTATATACGGTGAGAGACTTCTCAGAGAGCTTTGTAGAGATCATTTTGTCTATCTTGTTATATCAGACAGTGCTTTTAAGGTGATGGAAGAGGAGACAGACAGAAGAAGAGACGATTTTCTAAAAAATTTACCGGACAATGTACATTTTTTTTCTCAGGGAGAGATAGATGCACCCATATCGAGCGGTTCAAGGCTGATAGAAACAAAAGGAGTTATTGTTGCCCCATGCTCTACAGGAACTCTCGGGGCAGTAGCTGGAGGGATCTCAAATAATCTTATACACAGGGTGTGTGATGTTGCCCTTAAAGAGAGAAAAAAGGTTTATCTTCTTTTGAGGGAGATGCCTCTATCTTTGATACAGATAAAAAATATGGAGAAGGTTACTCTGTCTGGAGGAACTGTTGCCGTAGCATCACCGGGATTTTACACAAAGCCAGAAAGTGTAGATGATATGATCAACTTTGTTGTAGGAAAAGTCCTTGATTTTTTCGATATAAACCACAACCTTTACAGAAGGTGGAAAGATGAAGATCTCTGAGTGTATAGAACTTTTCCTTTCTTATATATCTGACAAATCAGAACATACTATAAAAAACTACAGATCTGATCTGAACCAGTTTAAAGATATAGTAGGAGATAAAGATGTTGAAAAGATAACAAAGGCAGACATAGCAAAATTTAGGATGGTTTTACAGTCCCATAAGAAAAAATCCTCCACAATAGCGAGGAAGCTTGCCTGTCTTAACTCTTTCTTTGAGTATCTGATCGATTTAGAGATAGTCAGTTCATCCCCTATAACAAGATCCCACAGACCAAAAATATCCCAGAAAATACCATCTTCCCTCTCCCATGAAGAGATAAAAAGAGTGATAAATGGAACAAAAACGCTAATGGAAAGGGTTATTGTTGTTCTTATGCTGACGACAGGTCTGAGATCTTCCGAGCTTTTGGGTATAAAAAGAGGAAATATCCTGATTGAGCATGAGGGAAAGATATACACAACTGAATCTATATACACAATAGAGATAAAAGATGAAGATATTCTGTATATTAGGGTTGAAGGTAAAGGAGGAAAAGAGAGAGAAGTTCCTATAACAGGAGAGCCTATGAAACTGTTTGTTGAGTATCTCAGATTTAACAGTTCAGAAAAAGTGTTTCCTATATCTTATTTCAGCCTGTGGAAGATGATTGTTAATCTCGGTAAAAGATGTAATATTGTTCTCCATCCTCACAAGCTTAGACATACAGCTGCAACGATAGCCCTTCAGTCAGGAGCAGAGCTGAGGATAATACAGGAGTTATTGGGACATGCCTCCCCTATAACAACGGCGAGATATGCGAAGGTGGGACAGAAACAACTGCTTCAGGCAACAAAAGCCTTATCAAAGAATATCAAGCTGTAAACCAATAGCTTTAAGATTTGCTTTTGCTTTTAAGAGGGTTTCCCTATACTCCATATAAGGATCTGAATCTGCCACTATACCACTGCCTACATATACGTAACATCTGTTATTTTTGAATATCGACTGTCTTATAGCTACACTCATAACAAAATCCATATCTGGTGTTATTAGAACCGTTATTCCACAGTAAACCTCCCTTCTTTTTTTCTCTATCATATCTATTATCTCTATAGCTCTTTTTTTTGGAGCTCCTGTTACAGAGCCTGGAGGAAATGTTGAATGTATTATGTTTTTCAGCGTAATCCCTTCAATAAGTCTTCCTCTTACCGTAGAACTCATCTGGAGAAGTGAGCTGTACTCTTCTACATCAAAAAGATTTTCAACCTTTACAGAACCTTTCTCTGATATTCTTCCCAGATCATTTCTCATCAGATCTGTTATCATGAGATTCTCTGCTCTCTCTTTTTCAGAACAAAACAGCTCATTCTTTAGTTTTTCAGTTTCTTCTCTATTTTTTCCTACAGGTCTTGTACCTTTGATAGGAGAAGTTTTTATATTTTTTCCCTTTTTTTCGAGAAAAAGCTCCATAGAACCTGATATAACAGAAAAGTACGGTGTTTTTATGTGCATAAGATAAGAAGCTGGCTGATAAGATATAAGGTTTCTAAAAATTGTGTCTGTGTGAAAAAAACCTTCTAACTCTATTCTATGGGAAAGATTTATCTGGTATATATCTCCCTGCTCTATAAACTTTTTTGCTTTTAAAACTTTTTTTACGAAACTCTCTTCTGTCTCATTGATATGAAAACTTTTTATTCTGTTTTCAACAGGAGGTTTACCCTTTATTCCTTTTTTAAACTTCCTAAAAAAAGAAAAAAATATTAAAGGAAGCCCTATATCTCTTTTTTTCTTTATACTTTCAGGATATATATACTTCTTGTAATCATAAGATATAAATCCTGCCCCGTAATATCTGTGTTTCTTTATGTATTTTTCTATTAACGGTAATGGGTCTTTTGTCTTTATTTTTTTACCATCTATAAAGAGGATATTCCCGTCAAAATATGCCGTTGATACAGGATTTTCAAAGCTGAAATCCTTTACACCATCAATCCATTTTTCTTTATCTGAATAAAACTCAAATTTCATGCTTCCTTCTCAGACAAAATTTTATATAATTATAATTAAGGACTTTTCTAAGGGTAGAAGAATGAAATATAAAGTATCTAAAGAGGAGCTTGATGCCCTCTTTAGAGAGGTCTATAGTAGCAGCAATACAGAGAGGGGAAATTATACTACACAACCTCTAAAAATAAAAGAAGAGTATACATTTATAGCATACAAATTTAAACATATAGTAAAAAGCTATCTCGTATCTTCACTTCCGGCAAAGATAAGATTAAAAACTTACAAAGCTCTCGAAGGAAATGAAGCCAGCGTAGAGAACTACTACATAACAGGGTATGATGTAGAAAACAGGTACAGGGTTTATATATCTGTATCTGACAACTTAGAAGATATAGTAAAAGGAGATTTCCACTCCCTCTTAAATGAGAAATTTAATACACAGAGATTTGTTGAAAATCTTTCAGAAAATTTTGTGTCTGAACTAAAAAAAGATATACCTTTCTCCTTCAAGAAGATAAATATAGGAACTATCCAGTTTTACGAGGATAGTTTTGTAAAGTTAGAGTATATATTTGATATTGGAGATAATCAGGTAGAAATTTCTGTGTGGATAGAAAAAGAACTTGTAGAGACAGGTGAGTTTTCTCCTGTAATCTATACACCACCAACATCTGTAGGTAAAAAAAGGATAAAAAGATTAAAAGAGATATTACCTGTAGAAGTCAGTA
This genomic stretch from Persephonella hydrogeniphila harbors:
- a CDS encoding UbiX family flavin prenyltransferase, with translation MEKIVLCITGASGFIYGERLLRELCRDHFVYLVISDSAFKVMEEETDRRRDDFLKNLPDNVHFFSQGEIDAPISSGSRLIETKGVIVAPCSTGTLGAVAGGISNNLIHRVCDVALKERKKVYLLLREMPLSLIQIKNMEKVTLSGGTVAVASPGFYTKPESVDDMINFVVGKVLDFFDINHNLYRRWKDEDL
- a CDS encoding tyrosine-type recombinase/integrase translates to MKISECIELFLSYISDKSEHTIKNYRSDLNQFKDIVGDKDVEKITKADIAKFRMVLQSHKKKSSTIARKLACLNSFFEYLIDLEIVSSSPITRSHRPKISQKIPSSLSHEEIKRVINGTKTLMERVIVVLMLTTGLRSSELLGIKRGNILIEHEGKIYTTESIYTIEIKDEDILYIRVEGKGGKEREVPITGEPMKLFVEYLRFNSSEKVFPISYFSLWKMIVNLGKRCNIVLHPHKLRHTAATIALQSGAELRIIQELLGHASPITTARYAKVGQKQLLQATKALSKNIKL
- a CDS encoding DedA family protein, translating into MESLEQFLQNYGYIAVFVGTFLEGELFLLIVGFFIKLKLLNPYISLIAAMAGAFLHEIIYFFVGRWKGRQILLRNRHTRKEYMRAKRLLHRYGILSIFIIRFLYGMRMIPMMLMGATGFGTWKFIFFNLISLFFWAIIYLSVGYFFGKAAEHFFGEAKEYYFIAVAVIVLFLFFVLVYPKILDKLKKD
- a CDS encoding class I tRNA ligase family protein, with product MNKTLKEFLEENHLTVNDNAKLLFEKLDLDTDILKELEEKYGKSDKMSKSKHNTVDPDEMIEKYGADTVRLYILFAAPPQNSFDWVDSGIEGAHRFLKRVWNFVIDKAEDIKNVRYTKEDFKNLNEEDQKLRRKLHQTIKKVNDDINREYQFNTAIAAIMEFFNELSSYKGNNLKLIKESIENMVLLLSPFTPFIADTLWREIGNEGFTINQPFPEPDEEALIEKTKEIPVQVNGKVRAKITVPSDADEETVKKLAFENENVKRWTEGKDIVKVIFIKGKILNIVVKG
- a CDS encoding universal stress protein codes for the protein MAFKKILIGYDGSDASKKALKKAIDLAKMCGAELHIVGVVRPFEFAAIDYIPPEEIEEYEKEEISKEERFLKEAKDIAEENGVKAITKVMEGEPAEELMAYADGNNCDLIVVGHRGVGGFKRMILGTTAGNLVKYANQSVLVVK
- the leuS gene encoding leucine--tRNA ligase, coding for MKKEYNFKEIEEKLLEEWEKSDIFKTEEDTNKEKFYVLEMFPYPSGRIHMGHVRNYAIGDVVNRYLKMKGKNTLHPMGWDAFGMPAENAAIKSGVHPAKWTYENIDHMKKELKRLGFSYDWDREVTTCDPEYYRWNQWIFLKMYEKGVAYRKSAVVNWCPHDMTVLANEQVIEGKCWRCDTPVVQKEIPSWFLRITDYAEVLLDDLEQLKGKWPEAVITMQKNWIGKSTGATIKFPVEDSTATIEVFTTRPDTVYGVTFMALAPEHPMAVELAKGTDQEEEVLRFVEKYLSMSTRERSIVEEKEGVFTGRYAVNPVNGEKIPIWIANYILWGYGTGAIMAVPAHDERDHQFAKKYGLPIKPVIKPLEGEWDFEEKAYEEDGIMINSDGFDGMNSSEAREKITQMIEEKGFGEKTVNFRLRDWNISRQRYWGTPIPIIYCDECGTVPVPEKDLPVVLPENVEFTGMGNPLQSVEEFVNTECPRCGKPARRETDTMDTFIDSSWYFLRYCDPHNDKAPFDKEKADYWMPVDLYIGGIEHAVLHLLYSRFFTKFLREIGLVDIEEPFSKLLTQGMVLKKWIKIEKLLEILGVDENITVEELKEKIKKLSKEGKDE
- a CDS encoding anthranilate synthase component I family protein, with translation MKFEFYSDKEKWIDGVKDFSFENPVSTAYFDGNILFIDGKKIKTKDPLPLIEKYIKKHRYYGAGFISYDYKKYIYPESIKKKRDIGLPLIFFSFFRKFKKGIKGKPPVENRIKSFHINETEESFVKKVLKAKKFIEQGDIYQINLSHRIELEGFFHTDTIFRNLISYQPASYLMHIKTPYFSVISGSMELFLEKKGKNIKTSPIKGTRPVGKNREETEKLKNELFCSEKERAENLMITDLMRNDLGRISEKGSVKVENLFDVEEYSSLLQMSSTVRGRLIEGITLKNIIHSTFPPGSVTGAPKKRAIEIIDMIEKKRREVYCGITVLITPDMDFVMSVAIRQSIFKNNRCYVYVGSGIVADSDPYMEYRETLLKAKANLKAIGLQLDIL